One Opitutus sp. ER46 genomic region harbors:
- a CDS encoding VWA domain-containing protein encodes MTLVFHDPLWLLALLALPLLAWLRGRRHLPVLLVPFAAAWHRKSLTAPARWPMALGFTGLVLLIGALARPQRVEDKRETRSEGYDIMLCVDVSGSMLWEEGPRPGEYPNRLQVIKPIIQGFIDRRPHDRIGLVLFGRRAYTVAPLTFDHEWISRQLARVKVGMVDAEGTVIGDGLGTTLNRMEQEQRISGGHRMGAFIVLLTDGAESTDPETGTPLSTLPPREAARIAASKNIPIYTIAVGRDGYVWVPVDIRGTTRYTQRFSREVDPTLLKQIAEDTGGHFFRAEDKDTVEKAFAAIDRAKKIEFQSKSYLVTTELFWWLAIPGLAALLAAALATWPGWRREALA; translated from the coding sequence ATGACGCTCGTCTTTCACGATCCGCTTTGGCTCCTCGCCCTGCTCGCCCTGCCGCTGCTGGCATGGCTGCGCGGCCGCCGCCACCTGCCGGTGCTGCTGGTGCCGTTCGCCGCCGCGTGGCACCGGAAATCCCTCACCGCGCCGGCGCGCTGGCCCATGGCGCTGGGCTTCACCGGGCTCGTCCTGCTGATCGGCGCGCTCGCCCGGCCGCAGCGCGTCGAGGACAAGCGCGAAACGCGCTCCGAAGGCTACGACATCATGCTCTGCGTCGACGTCTCCGGCTCGATGCTGTGGGAGGAAGGCCCGCGACCCGGCGAGTATCCCAATCGGCTGCAGGTGATTAAGCCCATCATCCAGGGCTTCATTGACCGCCGGCCGCATGACCGCATCGGCCTCGTGCTCTTTGGCCGGCGCGCCTACACCGTCGCCCCGCTCACGTTCGACCACGAGTGGATCTCCCGCCAGCTCGCCCGTGTGAAGGTCGGCATGGTCGACGCCGAGGGCACCGTCATCGGCGACGGCCTCGGCACCACGCTCAACCGCATGGAACAGGAGCAGCGCATCTCCGGCGGCCACCGCATGGGCGCGTTCATCGTGCTGCTCACCGACGGCGCCGAGAGCACCGATCCCGAGACGGGAACGCCCTTGAGCACGTTGCCGCCGCGCGAGGCGGCCCGGATCGCGGCCAGCAAGAACATCCCGATCTACACGATCGCAGTCGGTCGCGACGGATACGTCTGGGTGCCAGTCGATATCCGCGGCACCACGCGCTACACGCAGCGCTTCTCCCGCGAGGTCGATCCGACACTGCTCAAGCAGATCGCGGAAGACACCGGCGGGCACTTCTTCCGCGCGGAGGACAAGGACACGGTCGAGAAGGCGTTCGCCGCGATCGATCGCGCCAAGAAGATCGAGTTTCAGTCCAAGAGCTACCTCGTCACCACCGAACTCTTCTGGTGGCTGGCCATTCCCGGCCTCGCGGCCCTGCTCGCCGCCGCCCTCGCGACGTGGCCCGGCTGGCGCCGGGAGGCGCTGGCGTAA
- a CDS encoding BatD family protein, with amino-acid sequence MRLVRFAFVFLTLAAATLLRAQSVRWENGDGSAVLLVFEDCEPDGDPVLPAIPNATLTLNDRSTTVNMVNMSVTRSVILGYLVQARRAGPLQIPAFTVKTNKGALRVAAFNGAAPTVSADSVATSKLIPERTTVWAGEVFGLTYRLTAASRNNPQFGRFTFDWNAAPLVAEAWSNPTGAETVIDGQRHIVATTSTRAYAKSTPSVTLDAVHQVVQVQTGAVGFGLFSQARMEPVSITSDQPVLEVRPLPAAPPGFTGAVGQFKLTSKVVPADASVGEPVTWTLELTGTGNWPEINALPSREVAKDFEVVQPKAKRTTAEGKLFEATLTEDVVLVPTKAGRYTLGPVTFAYFDPKAGRYETIQTERTTITIKPPMTVSMVGATVGSPNATAGVSAAPAAPAPRAPGLPGSIPRDALAGRGDAPRPLALRPLLAWLIAPFGGVLLLWLALAWRRALRTDPIRPRREAHARLTGLLTQMQASAGTPAPEQLRAWQRDSATLWGVAHAAPATWVLAAATNDARGGSNSPTDGAAWATLWREADRALYGPRPELPADWVARAEAALEAKRIPSFQPHRLFLPRNLLPFAAALAVAALLPLTAFAVPALAPEASYRAGNFAAAEEGWRAALAQNSTDWIAHHNLSLALTQQDKAGPAAAHAVAALVQHPNDPAVRWNFAYTAGKAGFAPDPLMPLLKDGPTHAIATLAGPAGWQRWLIVAAGIDALALGLMLVNAYGPRRRALFWTASGAGAAAIVLALVALFGLRVYGETAHADAVITWETTTLRSIPTEADTTQKTSALPAGSVARVDREFVGWKRLVFSNGQTGWVRQEELVPLW; translated from the coding sequence ATGCGTCTCGTTCGTTTCGCCTTCGTCTTCCTCACCCTGGCCGCCGCCACCCTCCTCCGCGCGCAGAGCGTGCGCTGGGAAAACGGCGACGGCAGCGCGGTGTTGCTCGTGTTCGAGGACTGCGAGCCGGACGGCGACCCCGTCCTGCCCGCCATCCCCAATGCGACGCTCACGCTCAACGACCGCTCCACGACCGTGAACATGGTGAACATGAGCGTCACCCGCTCGGTGATCCTCGGCTACCTGGTCCAGGCCCGCCGCGCCGGCCCGCTGCAGATTCCCGCCTTCACGGTGAAGACCAACAAGGGCGCGCTCCGCGTCGCCGCGTTCAATGGCGCCGCCCCGACGGTCAGCGCCGACTCCGTCGCGACCTCGAAACTGATTCCCGAGCGCACCACCGTCTGGGCCGGCGAGGTCTTCGGGCTGACGTACCGGCTCACCGCCGCCAGTCGCAACAACCCGCAGTTTGGCCGCTTCACCTTCGACTGGAACGCCGCGCCCCTCGTGGCCGAGGCCTGGTCCAATCCCACCGGCGCCGAAACCGTCATCGACGGCCAGCGCCACATCGTCGCCACCACGAGCACGCGCGCGTACGCGAAGTCGACCCCGTCCGTAACCCTCGACGCCGTGCACCAGGTCGTGCAGGTGCAGACCGGCGCCGTCGGTTTTGGCCTCTTCTCCCAAGCCCGTATGGAGCCGGTCTCCATCACGTCCGACCAGCCCGTCCTCGAGGTTCGCCCCCTGCCCGCGGCGCCGCCCGGCTTCACTGGCGCGGTCGGCCAATTCAAGCTCACGTCGAAGGTGGTCCCCGCCGACGCGAGCGTCGGCGAACCCGTCACCTGGACGCTCGAGCTCACCGGCACCGGCAACTGGCCCGAGATCAACGCGCTCCCCTCCCGCGAGGTGGCCAAGGACTTCGAGGTCGTCCAGCCGAAGGCCAAGCGCACCACCGCCGAGGGCAAGCTCTTCGAAGCCACGCTCACCGAGGACGTCGTCCTCGTGCCGACCAAGGCCGGCCGCTACACGCTGGGCCCGGTGACGTTTGCCTACTTCGACCCGAAAGCCGGCCGCTACGAGACGATCCAGACCGAGCGCACCACGATCACGATCAAGCCGCCCATGACCGTATCCATGGTTGGCGCTACCGTCGGCAGCCCGAACGCCACGGCCGGCGTAAGCGCCGCGCCCGCTGCTCCGGCCCCACGCGCCCCGGGCCTGCCCGGGAGCATTCCGCGCGACGCGCTCGCCGGCCGCGGCGACGCCCCGCGCCCGCTCGCCCTCCGCCCGCTCCTCGCCTGGCTGATTGCCCCGTTCGGCGGCGTGCTGCTGCTGTGGCTGGCCCTTGCCTGGCGGCGCGCGCTGCGCACGGATCCGATTCGCCCGCGCCGTGAGGCCCATGCCCGCCTGACGGGCCTGCTCACGCAGATGCAGGCGTCGGCCGGCACGCCCGCGCCGGAACAGCTGCGCGCATGGCAGCGCGACTCCGCGACGCTCTGGGGCGTGGCGCACGCCGCGCCTGCCACCTGGGTGCTCGCCGCCGCCACGAACGACGCCCGGGGTGGGTCCAATTCGCCAACCGATGGTGCCGCGTGGGCGACACTCTGGCGCGAGGCGGATCGCGCGCTCTACGGCCCGCGGCCGGAACTTCCGGCTGACTGGGTAGCCCGCGCCGAGGCGGCCCTGGAGGCGAAACGCATCCCGAGCTTCCAGCCGCACCGCCTGTTCCTGCCGCGGAACCTGCTGCCCTTCGCGGCCGCGCTGGCCGTCGCCGCGCTGCTCCCGTTGACGGCCTTCGCCGTTCCGGCGCTGGCGCCCGAGGCCAGCTACCGCGCCGGCAACTTTGCCGCCGCCGAGGAGGGCTGGCGCGCCGCCCTGGCGCAGAACTCCACCGACTGGATCGCGCACCACAACCTCTCGCTGGCCCTCACGCAGCAGGACAAGGCCGGCCCCGCCGCCGCCCATGCGGTCGCCGCGCTGGTCCAGCATCCCAACGATCCCGCGGTGCGGTGGAATTTTGCCTACACTGCAGGCAAGGCCGGCTTCGCGCCCGACCCGCTGATGCCGCTGCTCAAGGACGGCCCCACGCACGCCATCGCCACCCTCGCCGGCCCCGCCGGCTGGCAGCGCTGGCTCATCGTCGCCGCCGGCATCGACGCGCTCGCGCTCGGCCTCATGCTCGTCAACGCGTACGGACCACGACGCCGGGCGCTGTTCTGGACCGCCAGCGGCGCCGGCGCGGCAGCTATCGTCCTCGCGCTCGTCGCCCTCTTCGGCCTCCGCGTCTACGGCGAGACCGCCCACGCCGACGCGGTCATCACCTGGGAGACCACCACCCTGCGTTCCATTCCAACCGAAGCCGACACCACCCAGAAAACTTCCGCGCTTCCCGCCGGCAGCGTCGCCCGCGTGGATCGCGAGTTCGTCGGTTGGAAGCGCCTGGTATTCTCCAACGGCCAGACCGGCTGGGTCCGCCAGGAGGAACTCGTCCCGCTGTGGTGA
- a CDS encoding VWA domain-containing protein, with protein MSFAWPQLLWLLLLPVAMLAWELGRRRRLTAAALHPKILRAEVGTHALDLVSDPGVASRQRLRPWLLLGLAFAIVAIARPQWGRIEEPMLDQSREIILALDLSRSMLAPDVKPSRLERSKLLIQALLEKLKGERVGLVVFSGTAFLQSPLSADYEILREFLPALKPEFLPEGGTNYTALIDTTLDAFGGSGAADRFLIILSDGEALDSAWQARVETLKKKGVRVIGLGVGTPGGSMIPDGSGGFVKDDRGAVVLSRLESDTLQQLAQATGGQYRDASAWVDLANLVEETVNAGRKGAFTEMKTVRLVDRFQWPLAFALWCFLVSFYYEFPVRPRPREISLRGTPPDGDAARKRAAPGPAAGAALLLLGLGLALGTASRVTAQVKIAPPPPPASPAGKGSAEPPALAKIVGRLATADRQSARDWADMAGATVSWGTQLQSSQGQVPAGPVNDALRAVELGRALDPKVTDWDKLREQLEALLQRPDQKPPPEQQKQQQQKQQQQNQDQSKQNPSQQDQPPKQDPQQQNQEQKQPPEQKPDEQKNDSSPSPQNSKPDTPPKDQPPAFGDMKQPPPPPPPSKDTQKVGGAPEKRPTPEQQDPNMAVPLEKLEQLKNQDSPAELFQLMQAPERRDQKKPKKDW; from the coding sequence ATGAGTTTTGCCTGGCCTCAGTTGCTTTGGCTCCTGCTGCTCCCGGTCGCGATGCTCGCCTGGGAGCTCGGCCGTCGTCGCCGGCTCACGGCTGCGGCGCTGCACCCGAAAATCCTGCGCGCGGAGGTCGGCACGCACGCGCTGGATCTGGTCTCCGATCCCGGCGTAGCCAGCCGGCAGCGGTTGCGGCCCTGGCTCCTGCTCGGCCTCGCGTTCGCCATCGTCGCGATCGCCCGCCCGCAATGGGGCCGCATCGAGGAGCCCATGCTCGACCAGTCGCGCGAGATCATCCTGGCGCTCGACCTGTCGCGCTCGATGCTCGCGCCCGACGTGAAGCCGTCCCGCCTCGAGCGCAGCAAGCTGCTCATTCAGGCCCTCCTCGAGAAACTCAAGGGCGAGCGCGTCGGGCTGGTGGTCTTCTCCGGCACCGCCTTCCTGCAAAGCCCGCTGAGCGCCGACTACGAGATCCTGCGGGAGTTTCTGCCCGCGCTGAAACCCGAGTTTCTCCCCGAGGGCGGCACCAACTACACGGCGCTCATCGACACGACCCTGGACGCCTTCGGCGGCAGCGGCGCCGCGGACCGATTCCTGATCATTCTAAGCGATGGCGAGGCCCTGGACTCCGCGTGGCAGGCGCGCGTCGAGACGCTCAAGAAGAAGGGTGTGCGCGTCATCGGCCTCGGGGTGGGTACGCCCGGCGGCTCGATGATCCCCGACGGCTCCGGCGGCTTCGTGAAGGATGATCGTGGGGCGGTCGTCCTCTCCCGGCTCGAGAGCGACACGCTCCAGCAACTCGCGCAGGCGACCGGCGGCCAGTACCGCGACGCGAGCGCGTGGGTCGACCTGGCCAATCTCGTGGAGGAGACCGTGAACGCCGGCCGCAAGGGCGCGTTCACCGAGATGAAGACCGTGCGGCTCGTCGACCGCTTCCAGTGGCCCCTCGCCTTCGCGCTGTGGTGCTTCCTCGTGAGCTTCTACTACGAGTTTCCTGTCCGCCCCCGGCCGCGCGAGATCAGCCTGCGCGGCACGCCGCCCGACGGCGACGCCGCCCGCAAGCGTGCTGCGCCCGGCCCGGCCGCCGGCGCCGCGCTCCTGCTGCTCGGACTCGGGCTGGCCCTCGGCACCGCATCGCGTGTGACCGCCCAGGTGAAAATTGCGCCGCCGCCCCCGCCTGCGTCGCCGGCCGGCAAAGGTTCCGCCGAGCCGCCCGCCCTCGCGAAAATCGTGGGCCGACTCGCCACGGCCGACCGCCAGAGTGCGCGGGATTGGGCCGACATGGCCGGCGCGACGGTTTCCTGGGGCACCCAGCTTCAATCCAGCCAGGGCCAGGTTCCCGCCGGGCCGGTCAATGACGCGCTGCGGGCCGTCGAACTCGGTCGCGCGCTCGACCCGAAGGTCACGGACTGGGACAAGCTCCGCGAGCAACTCGAGGCGCTGCTCCAGCGCCCGGACCAGAAGCCGCCGCCGGAGCAGCAGAAGCAACAACAGCAAAAGCAGCAGCAACAGAACCAGGATCAGTCGAAGCAGAATCCTTCCCAGCAGGACCAGCCGCCCAAGCAGGACCCCCAGCAGCAAAACCAGGAGCAAAAGCAGCCACCGGAGCAGAAGCCCGACGAACAAAAGAACGACAGCTCCCCCTCGCCGCAGAATTCCAAGCCCGACACGCCGCCCAAGGATCAGCCGCCCGCTTTCGGCGACATGAAGCAGCCACCTCCTCCTCCGCCGCCGTCCAAGGACACCCAGAAAGTCGGCGGCGCACCGGAGAAGCGGCCCACGCCCGAGCAGCAGGATCCGAACATGGCCGTGCCCCTGGAGAAACTCGAACAGCTCAAGAATCAGGACTCCCCCGCCGAGCTCTTCCAACTGATGCAGGCGCCTGAGCGCCGCGATCAGAAGAAGCCCAAGAAAGACTGGTAA
- a CDS encoding DUF58 domain-containing protein, with translation MPTPPRDPKLENPLALLRQLEWRVRHAVENVLSGEYRSAFRGRGMEFDQVVKYEFGDDVRDIDWNVTARLGEPYRKKFVEEREVTVLIVFEDSPSLRFGSGAQSKREALLELAGLVMLLGAVNRDRVGFVHATPGGHVYREPVRGRGQILHAAATLLARPEPPLTDAPLELPWRFLARAAPKHSILIWLGDFPPRPKPDGWLLLQRRYQTMGFRVDDPWDRGLPPGQAFAAYDPTARRLVTLEGSAAERAAHAAWRAQRDEHWHALFPDPLGRLVVGTDQNRLDALVRFFHARMVAARH, from the coding sequence ATGCCCACCCCTCCTCGCGATCCCAAGCTTGAGAACCCGCTGGCGCTCCTGCGCCAGCTGGAGTGGCGCGTGCGGCATGCGGTCGAGAACGTGCTCAGCGGCGAGTACCGCTCGGCGTTCCGCGGCCGCGGCATGGAGTTCGATCAGGTCGTGAAGTACGAGTTCGGCGACGACGTTCGCGACATCGACTGGAACGTCACCGCACGGCTCGGCGAGCCGTACCGCAAGAAGTTCGTCGAGGAGCGCGAGGTGACCGTCCTGATCGTGTTCGAGGACTCGCCCTCCCTGCGTTTCGGTTCAGGCGCGCAATCGAAGCGCGAGGCCCTGCTGGAACTCGCGGGGCTCGTCATGCTCCTCGGCGCCGTCAACCGCGACCGCGTCGGCTTCGTCCATGCCACGCCCGGCGGCCACGTCTATCGCGAACCCGTCCGCGGCCGCGGCCAGATCCTGCACGCGGCGGCCACGCTGCTGGCGCGACCCGAGCCGCCCCTCACCGATGCGCCGCTCGAGCTGCCGTGGCGCTTCCTCGCGCGCGCCGCGCCGAAGCACAGCATTCTGATCTGGCTCGGCGACTTCCCGCCGCGGCCCAAGCCCGACGGCTGGCTCCTGCTGCAACGCCGTTATCAGACCATGGGGTTCCGCGTGGACGATCCCTGGGATCGCGGGCTGCCGCCCGGCCAGGCCTTCGCCGCCTACGATCCGACCGCCCGCCGGCTCGTCACACTCGAGGGCAGCGCCGCGGAGCGCGCCGCGCACGCCGCCTGGCGCGCGCAACGCGACGAACACTGGCACGCGCTGTTCCCCGACCCGCTCGGCCGGCTCGTCGTCGGCACCGACCAGAACCGCCTCGACGCGCTCGTGCGGTTCTTCCACGCGCGCATGGTCGCGGCCCGCCACTAA
- a CDS encoding protein-tyrosine-phosphatase yields MSAPRLRVLFICALNRRRSATAEQLYRQDARLEVRSAGLREGSRRRLTAADLDWADAVMVMEREHLRRLREQFPDAALPPVAVLDIPDHYEFMQPELQELLRATIEPELAALLG; encoded by the coding sequence GTGAGTGCGCCCCGGCTGCGCGTCCTTTTCATCTGCGCGCTGAACCGTCGGCGCAGCGCGACGGCCGAACAGCTTTACCGCCAGGATGCGCGACTCGAGGTCCGCTCCGCCGGCCTGCGCGAAGGCTCCCGCCGCCGACTCACCGCGGCGGACCTGGACTGGGCCGACGCCGTCATGGTGATGGAGCGCGAACACCTCCGCCGACTCCGCGAGCAGTTTCCCGACGCCGCGCTCCCGCCCGTCGCGGTCCTCGATATTCCCGACCACTACGAGTTCATGCAACCAGAGCTCCAGGAGCTGCTCCGCGCGACCATCGAGCCCGAGCTGGCTGCCCTGCTCGGGTGA